One Cryptosporangium phraense DNA segment encodes these proteins:
- a CDS encoding sensor histidine kinase, giving the protein MTADVQHQTRGFQHAALIIDDDETVETLLAPVLRRHAAARDNVLVVVNPDTERTLRAVLGPVASAIEWGEPGAFYQRLGFAFSGFRRYLQEQYAAGRTVHIIAEPDVATDLDSPVDRVAAYLSYEAMCNDAYAPYGCPVTCLWDSRRHPTLVIENVRAIHDHELTRHGRLPNQRFVPTAEYLGGRAYVTMPPIPPTTDQDLVVNTLDDLPACRFAIGSWAVAQGFAGLAAEQITSATNEIVTNGLCHGAAPVRVRAWHHDKMLVVQADDAGGRPIPADAGYRPPIRPGDGLGLWVARQFADVLLTHTLGNRTSVRLYFPYAVTHQGMDVRSR; this is encoded by the coding sequence ATGACCGCGGACGTCCAGCACCAGACCCGCGGTTTCCAGCACGCCGCGCTGATCATCGACGACGACGAGACGGTCGAGACGCTGCTGGCGCCGGTGCTGCGCCGGCACGCCGCCGCGCGCGACAACGTGCTGGTCGTCGTCAACCCGGACACCGAGCGGACGCTGCGCGCCGTGCTCGGCCCGGTCGCGTCGGCGATCGAGTGGGGCGAGCCGGGCGCGTTCTACCAGCGACTCGGCTTCGCGTTCTCCGGCTTCCGGCGGTACCTGCAGGAGCAGTACGCGGCCGGCCGGACCGTCCACATCATCGCCGAGCCGGACGTGGCGACCGATCTGGACTCGCCGGTCGACCGGGTCGCGGCCTACCTGAGCTACGAGGCGATGTGCAACGACGCCTACGCGCCCTACGGCTGCCCGGTGACCTGCCTGTGGGACAGCCGCCGGCACCCGACGCTGGTGATCGAGAACGTCCGGGCCATCCACGACCACGAGCTGACCCGGCACGGCCGGCTGCCGAACCAGCGGTTCGTGCCGACCGCCGAGTACCTCGGCGGCCGCGCGTACGTCACGATGCCGCCGATCCCGCCCACCACCGACCAGGACCTGGTCGTCAACACCCTGGACGACCTGCCCGCCTGCCGGTTCGCGATCGGTTCCTGGGCGGTGGCGCAGGGCTTCGCCGGGCTGGCCGCCGAGCAGATCACCTCGGCCACGAACGAGATCGTCACCAACGGCCTCTGCCACGGCGCGGCCCCGGTCCGGGTCCGCGCCTGGCACCACGACAAGATGCTCGTCGTCCAGGCCGACGACGCCGGCGGCCGGCCGATACCGGCCGACGCCGGCTACCGGCCGCCGATCCGTCCGGGTGACGGTCTCGGTCTGTGGGTCGCCCGCCAGTTCGCGGACGTCCTGCTGACGCACACGCTGGGCAACCGGACGTCGGTCCGGCTGTACTTCCCCTACGCGGTGACGCACCAGGGCATGGACGTCAGGTCACGGTGA
- a CDS encoding STAS domain-containing protein, giving the protein MHTGRPESLLRCALRTTGDRFVVAGEIDEANASALGERLYAQPVATLDLANVTFFSAAGLRVLLTLGPIACAEGVVVDVHCSPPVWRILELCDCRDVPGLRFVRGAER; this is encoded by the coding sequence ATGCACACGGGGCGGCCGGAAAGCCTCCTCCGCTGCGCGCTGCGCACGACCGGAGATCGGTTCGTGGTGGCCGGCGAGATCGACGAGGCGAACGCCTCGGCTCTGGGCGAGCGTCTCTACGCCCAGCCGGTGGCCACGCTCGACCTGGCGAACGTCACGTTCTTCAGCGCGGCCGGGTTGCGGGTGCTGCTGACGCTGGGCCCGATCGCCTGCGCGGAAGGGGTCGTCGTGGACGTGCACTGCTCGCCTCCGGTCTGGCGGATCCTCGAACTCTGCGACTGCCGGGACGTCCCCGGCCTGCGATTCGTCCGGGGGGCGGAGCGATGA